A single genomic interval of Chitinivibrionales bacterium harbors:
- a CDS encoding DUF374 domain-containing protein yields the protein MQNSLSTELVGFFSWALFSLLGKTWRYSFSGNRDTNPLFSTVQRTVYCFWHANILFFAYGFRNCDMTTVVSASRDGDMATALAHRWGQHTIRGSSSRKGIAALRQCVRLLNKNKNIVLVPDGPKGPPEIVKPGIAHIALMARAPVVPLTAVVHSAWRLNSWDRFVIPKPFSRIDITFHDPIFFSESDTTENSGDRISHLIQETLSR from the coding sequence ATGCAAAATTCTTTATCAACAGAGCTTGTCGGTTTTTTCTCCTGGGCACTTTTTTCGTTACTGGGAAAAACCTGGCGATATTCTTTTTCGGGAAACCGTGATACCAATCCGCTCTTTTCGACGGTTCAGAGAACTGTTTACTGTTTCTGGCATGCCAACATTCTCTTTTTTGCCTATGGATTTCGTAATTGCGATATGACGACCGTCGTTTCTGCGAGCAGGGATGGCGATATGGCTACAGCCCTTGCCCACCGGTGGGGCCAGCATACGATCCGGGGTTCATCGAGCCGGAAAGGAATTGCAGCACTCAGGCAATGCGTACGCCTGCTGAACAAAAATAAGAATATTGTCCTTGTTCCCGACGGCCCCAAAGGTCCTCCGGAAATAGTTAAACCCGGCATCGCTCATATTGCATTGATGGCCCGGGCTCCCGTGGTTCCGCTTACGGCGGTCGTGCACTCGGCATGGCGGTTGAATTCGTGGGACAGATTCGTTATTCCCAAACCTTTTTCCCGGATTGACATCACATTCCATGATCCGATTTTTTTTTCCGAAAGTGATACCACCGAAAATAGCGGCGACCGAATATCTCACCTTATCCAGGAAACCTTGTCACGATGA
- a CDS encoding protein-L-isoaspartate(D-aspartate) O-methyltransferase, giving the protein MHDLKPQIACERLIKILRSKGITDERVLSAFRKVPRHLFVDPALRGQAYDNNALPIGQGQTISQPFVVALMTQLLELGQDDKILEIGTGSGFQSAILAQFTRRIYTIERHRDLGETTRKRLREMGYQNVVFRIGDGTRGWVQHGPYDRIIVTAGAPAVPETLAQQLAVGGRMVIPTGQRESQRLEVYIRTEEGIVHHDSVASVVFVPLVGQQGWEQ; this is encoded by the coding sequence ATGCATGACCTGAAACCGCAGATCGCCTGCGAACGACTCATTAAAATTTTACGATCAAAAGGAATTACTGATGAACGGGTACTGAGTGCTTTCCGCAAAGTTCCCCGCCACCTTTTTGTCGACCCGGCACTGAGAGGGCAGGCATACGACAACAATGCACTTCCTATTGGTCAGGGACAAACCATATCGCAACCCTTTGTTGTTGCCCTGATGACCCAGCTTCTGGAACTTGGACAGGATGACAAAATTCTTGAAATAGGGACAGGATCAGGATTCCAGAGCGCTATACTTGCCCAGTTCACCCGTCGAATTTATACCATAGAACGCCACCGGGATCTTGGCGAAACCACCCGCAAACGCCTGCGTGAAATGGGATATCAGAATGTCGTTTTCCGGATCGGTGATGGGACCCGGGGGTGGGTTCAGCATGGCCCGTACGATCGTATCATTGTAACGGCGGGAGCACCGGCGGTACCGGAGACATTGGCTCAACAGCTTGCTGTAGGAGGCAGAATGGTAATCCCCACCGGCCAGAGAGAATCACAGCGTCTTGAGGTGTATATCAGAACCGAAGAAGGTATCGTGCACCATGATTCCGTTGCATCGGTGGTGTTCGTTCCCCTTGTCGGCCAACAGGGGTGGGAGCAGTAG
- a CDS encoding glycosyltransferase yields the protein MNSSPDTWPGDIALCIPAYNAADSLKIFLPKLMERAPAGQILVVDDGSSDTTQRVCRSLGIQYISHPSNKGKGCALATGFAALIERKNKWIITMDADGQHAVEDLPKFLEAIVRNSSAGIIIGSRSRKPGVMPIERILSNSLTSGIINMLCGTKVEDSQCGYRAYASFFLKSIKIECPRFEMETEVILKACHNKVPIGNVNVQTLYFQTQSHISHLKDTLRWIKAVTGIWLTLRIWIAMKKDSKHHA from the coding sequence ATGAACTCCTCGCCTGATACCTGGCCCGGGGATATTGCACTCTGTATTCCGGCCTACAATGCCGCCGACTCTCTGAAAATTTTTCTCCCGAAACTTATGGAGCGGGCACCTGCCGGTCAAATCCTTGTTGTCGACGACGGTTCATCCGATACTACTCAGAGGGTCTGCCGATCGCTCGGAATCCAATATATATCCCATCCTTCAAATAAGGGAAAAGGCTGTGCTCTTGCAACCGGTTTTGCAGCATTAATCGAAAGGAAGAATAAATGGATTATAACCATGGATGCCGACGGACAGCATGCGGTTGAAGATCTTCCAAAATTTCTGGAGGCTATAGTGCGTAATTCATCGGCGGGAATAATCATCGGATCGCGGAGCCGAAAGCCGGGCGTCATGCCGATCGAGCGTATACTCTCAAATTCCCTGACCTCGGGAATTATCAATATGCTCTGCGGGACAAAAGTTGAAGATAGTCAGTGTGGCTACCGCGCCTATGCGTCATTCTTTCTAAAAAGTATAAAAATCGAATGCCCCCGCTTTGAGATGGAGACCGAAGTTATTTTAAAGGCATGCCACAACAAGGTTCCAATCGGCAACGTGAATGTGCAGACATTATATTTTCAAACACAGAGCCATATCTCCCACCTGAAAGATACCCTCAGGTGGATTAAAGCTGTAACGGGTATCTGGCTGACACTACGAATCTGGATAGCAATGAAAAAAGACAGCAAACATCATGCATGA
- a CDS encoding DUF368 domain-containing protein, with protein sequence MIGVANIIPGVSGGTFLLVFGIYGRVMASLDTLHKGIIKELKEIAAAIPGAVVKAENRSKIIAWLAAHDFLFLGRLLIGAAVAIVILSGVMKYLLSNQFEPTHAFFFGLILVSIIIPFRLLKKWKAFHILPLVAGLALTVYVTTAVDPAAKAQAKSEYYAEQLAADAGSSGPIRTYAAIDYAGAALSGALSVSAMALPGISGSLVLILLGQYYTVLSAISELKNFSFEAAVFLGIFSIGMLLGILLFAKLITWVLARWYDATMAFLIGLMGGSLWALWPFREMAILDLYVKSDGAVALVNDMVIYTNQNILPSPDRLAFPVVMFLLGCGVMSLFAFRNDVPAE encoded by the coding sequence ATGATCGGAGTGGCCAATATCATTCCAGGGGTATCCGGTGGTACTTTTCTGCTTGTTTTTGGTATCTACGGGCGGGTAATGGCGTCGCTCGATACGCTTCATAAAGGAATTATTAAAGAACTGAAAGAGATAGCCGCCGCAATTCCGGGCGCAGTGGTAAAAGCGGAAAATCGTTCCAAAATTATTGCCTGGCTTGCAGCGCATGATTTTTTGTTTCTGGGCCGTCTTCTGATTGGCGCGGCAGTGGCTATTGTTATACTGTCCGGGGTTATGAAATACCTTCTGTCCAATCAGTTCGAACCGACTCATGCATTTTTCTTCGGCCTTATCCTGGTATCGATTATCATACCCTTTCGGCTGCTCAAGAAATGGAAAGCCTTTCATATTCTGCCGCTTGTTGCAGGCCTTGCACTTACTGTCTATGTAACGACCGCTGTAGATCCTGCAGCCAAGGCACAGGCCAAATCCGAGTACTATGCCGAACAGTTGGCCGCAGATGCCGGTTCTTCGGGTCCCATCCGTACTTACGCTGCTATCGATTATGCGGGCGCCGCCCTATCGGGTGCCTTATCTGTTTCGGCCATGGCCCTGCCGGGTATAAGCGGATCCCTGGTGCTCATACTGCTTGGACAGTACTATACCGTTCTTTCCGCCATTTCCGAACTGAAAAATTTTTCCTTCGAGGCTGCGGTATTTCTGGGCATATTCAGTATCGGCATGCTCCTGGGTATTCTTCTTTTTGCCAAACTGATTACCTGGGTCCTTGCCCGCTGGTATGACGCCACCATGGCTTTCCTCATAGGCCTCATGGGCGGATCCCTCTGGGCGCTATGGCCCTTTCGGGAAATGGCTATTCTGGATCTCTATGTCAAATCCGACGGAGCGGTTGCCCTTGTTAATGATATGGTGATTTACACCAACCAGAACATCCTCCCCTCCCCCGACAGACTCGCCTTTCCGGTGGTAATGTTTCTTCTCGGCTGCGGAGTCATGAGTTTATTCGCATTTCGTAACGACGTCCCCGCCGAATAA